In Fibrobacter sp. UWR3, one DNA window encodes the following:
- a CDS encoding putative toxin-antitoxin system toxin component, PIN family, whose product MKCYAVIDTNVLVSALLRWDSVPGQVVQQTYAHEIIPVFNDSILQEYEEVLSRKKFHFPTETVDFLISRLKSIGVNLAAVETLVGDFPDPKDVVFFEVAMEKNKTDETFLVTGNQKHFPQHPKVVTPAEMLRILDNL is encoded by the coding sequence ATGAAGTGCTACGCCGTCATTGACACCAACGTGCTAGTTTCTGCGCTTTTGCGGTGGGATTCCGTCCCTGGGCAGGTCGTTCAACAGACCTACGCCCACGAGATTATTCCCGTTTTCAACGATTCCATTTTACAGGAATACGAAGAAGTCCTGTCGCGCAAGAAGTTTCATTTTCCAACAGAAACCGTCGATTTCTTGATTTCTCGCCTGAAATCCATCGGCGTGAACCTTGCTGCCGTTGAAACTCTCGTTGGCGATTTTCCCGATCCGAAAGACGTGGTGTTTTTCGAGGTCGCCATGGAGAAGAACAAGACCGATGAAACCTTTCTGGTCACGGGCAACCAGAAGCATTTTCCGCAACACCCGAAAGTCGTCACCCCTGCGGAAATGCTGAGAATTCTGGACAACCTGTAG
- a CDS encoding type II toxin-antitoxin system RelB/DinJ family antitoxin — translation MQSTLLQVRVDEKTRSAAGSIFERLGIDLPTAVRMFLARTILENGIPFSMKLRPTTPDDVLEAMKQASQSAADAGVADMSLEEINAEIAQARAGK, via the coding sequence ATGCAGAGCACATTGCTACAAGTCAGGGTGGACGAAAAGACCCGTTCCGCAGCAGGGAGTATTTTCGAAAGACTCGGTATAGACCTGCCGACAGCCGTCCGAATGTTCCTTGCCCGCACCATTCTCGAAAACGGCATTCCTTTCAGCATGAAACTCCGCCCGACCACACCCGACGATGTCCTTGAAGCCATGAAGCAGGCTTCGCAGTCCGCCGCCGATGCAGGAGTCGCCGACATGTCCCTTGAAGAAATCAACGCCGAAATCGCACAGGCGCGGGCAGGCAAATGA
- a CDS encoding ATP-binding protein: MKLIERTEYLDTLKNVRGTPDIKVITGIRRSGKSKLLESFAEWIAKNDKKANIIKINFNLTKFEKLQNYSALEEYAEQAYKPKKTNYLFIDEVQLCNSFEKALNSLHATEKFDIYVTGSNAFLLSSDLATLFTGRTFEIPVFPFSFAEYTKYYKPKKMEDSFESYLKEGGMAGSFLYKTESEKFRYVNEDVFNTLVIRDIVKKYKIRNKVFLEKLIDFLMDNVGNITSIRNVAKTISTTGDKTNHKTIGSYIDYLCKAFAFYKIRRFDIRGKRYLTTEDKYYLSDHSFRYARLGTRNMDYGHVYENMVAMELLRRGYQLYVGVLYKKEIDFVAMKHDEKLYIQVSDNISDKKTFERETAPLLGIKDAYPKMLIARTNHETTQYEGIRIVDVSRWLLGMD; encoded by the coding sequence ATGAAACTGATTGAAAGAACAGAGTATTTGGACACATTGAAAAATGTCAGGGGTACACCCGACATCAAGGTGATAACCGGAATCCGTCGTTCCGGCAAATCAAAATTATTAGAATCCTTTGCAGAATGGATTGCAAAAAATGATAAAAAGGCAAACATCATCAAGATCAACTTCAACTTGACGAAGTTTGAAAAATTACAGAACTATTCCGCACTCGAAGAATATGCAGAACAGGCGTACAAGCCTAAAAAGACAAACTATCTGTTCATCGACGAAGTTCAACTTTGCAACTCGTTCGAAAAGGCATTGAACAGCCTTCACGCCACGGAAAAATTCGACATCTATGTAACCGGCTCAAATGCATTCCTGCTTAGTAGCGATCTGGCAACGCTCTTTACGGGTAGAACTTTTGAGATACCCGTCTTCCCGTTTTCGTTTGCGGAATACACAAAATACTACAAGCCGAAAAAAATGGAAGACTCGTTCGAATCCTACCTTAAAGAAGGGGGGATGGCGGGTTCCTTCTTATACAAGACTGAAAGCGAAAAGTTCCGTTACGTGAACGAAGATGTTTTCAACACGTTGGTTATCCGCGACATCGTCAAAAAATACAAGATTCGGAACAAGGTCTTTCTTGAAAAACTGATTGACTTTTTGATGGACAATGTCGGCAACATCACCTCCATCCGAAATGTCGCCAAGACAATCAGCACCACAGGCGACAAGACGAACCATAAAACCATAGGTTCTTACATCGATTATTTATGCAAGGCATTCGCCTTCTACAAAATCCGAAGATTCGACATTCGCGGAAAAAGATACTTGACCACGGAAGACAAATACTACTTGAGCGACCATTCGTTCCGCTACGCAAGACTCGGGACCCGCAACATGGACTACGGCCACGTGTACGAAAACATGGTTGCCATGGAATTACTTCGAAGGGGTTACCAACTTTACGTCGGAGTCCTATACAAGAAAGAAATCGACTTTGTAGCAATGAAACATGACGAAAAGCTGTATATCCAGGTATCGGACAACATCTCGGACAAGAAGACTTTTGAAAGGGAAACGGCCCCGCTGCTCGGAATAAAAGACGCATACCCCAAAATGCTCATCGCGAGAACAAACCACGAAACAACCCAGTACGAAGGAATCAGAATCGTCGATGTCTCAAGATGGCTTCTTGGCATGGATTAG